GTACGTCCGGACCGCGTCCGGACCTGTCGAAGCGGTTGGATTGCCGCCCGGGCGCTCAGCGCAGCGGGACGAACGCGTACGAGCCCTGCTGGCTGCGGTCTACCCGGTCGCCGTGCCGCTCGACCAGCCACATGGTGGAGCGCACGGGCAGGACCATGCGTCCAGCGTCGGCGAGTTGCGCGACCAGGGCGTCTGGGAGCTCCTGGCCAGACGCGGACACCAGGATCCGGGCCCAGCCCTGATCGACCGGGCGTCCGAGGACTCCGGGCTCTGCCTGGTCGATGCGCGCCCACGGCAGCGGCCAGGCCGCGAGATTCTGGGCGCCCCACTCCGCCAGGTCCGGCACGATCTCCAGGCCGAGCACCCGGCCCTGCGGGCCCACGAGGTGCGCGAGGAGGGCCGTGGTCCAGCCGGAGCCCGAGCCGATGTCGAGCACGTGCGCGCCGCGCGGGACGTCGAGCAGGCGCAGCATCGCCGCCACCGTGCTGGGCTGGGAGTTCGTCTGGCCGTGCGCCAGCGGCAGCGGGCGGTCCTCGCCCGCATGGGCGCGCTGGGCCGGCGGCAGGAACGCGCGACGCTCGACTGTCGACATGGCCTCGGCGACGGCGTCCGGGATGGCGGACCCGGTCATCGCCTCAGCGTAGGCATCACTCCGAGGGCGGCGCGATCTGCGGGAGCCGCACGCCGTGCGGCGGCGTCGGCACGTGCACCATGACGCCGCGGGGCTTGCGTCCGGGGCGGCCAGGGGCACGGCGCTCCTCGATGTGCTCGAGCGTCGAGGCGCGCCAGACGGCGCCGCCGTTGAGGCGGCCGTCGGGCGGCGGCAGCCATGGGACCTTGCGGGAGAGCCACACGCGGATGGTCGCATTCTCGACGTTGAGACGGGCGGCCAGTCGAGCGATGTCGTACAGGTCGTCCAGCCCGCCAGCGGGTATGTGGGAATCGGGGGAGGCGGCCGTGTCCGGGGGCGTCACGGGTGCGAGCCTAGCCGCCGGCGAACGGGCTCAAGCGGCGTCAGCGCTATCTGACGCGCGAACGTGACAGATGTCTCAGCCTCAGGGCTTCTGGACGGGCGTCCGAGTCCCTATTGTGTTACGGGTGAGTAACAGAAAGCGCGCCATAGCTCGCCGTCGGCCTTGCGGAGGTCGTGTGGATCGGGCGATGCGGCGCATCACCCTGTACATACCCACCCTGACGATGAAGATGACGACTCCAATCGCTCGGGTGCTCCAGGCCCTTCGGCCGCACAGCATGGCCCAGCTTCTCGGCCTGGCCACCCTGCTCTCTGTCCTTCACCGTTCCAGCGTCGTCCAGACGCTCCGAGCCGAGTACCTCAGAATCATCGCGTGGTCGACAGCCCAGGTTCGGGCACTGCTCGCCAGCCCCGCAGCTGACGCGGTGCGCACGAGCCAGGCAGTCGCCGTCATACGCGAGAACCTCGACCTCGTCGCGCACCACACGGGCCGCCTGGTCGAGATGGTGCGCATGCACCACATCACCCGCACGCTGCGCGCCCGCCCCCTGGCGCAGGGCGTGCTCGTCGCGGGCCTCGTCCTGGGCGGCGGCGGCGCCGCGGTCGCGGCGCCCGAGTTGGCTGTCAAGCCTGTCTCTGCGATCGAGCACCAGCAGCGCCTCGCGGGTGTCGCCGAGGTGGCCGCCGAGGCCACTGCAGCGGCTGACGCCGTGCGCGAGGCGGCGAAGGCCGCCAACATCCCCACCGACGACCTCGACGCGGCCACGGCGCAGCTCGACGACGTCCTCACGTCGCACGGCCTGGTGTCCGAGCCGTCAGAGCTCGAGATCGAGCTCCGAGCCGCTGCCGCGCAACCCGCGGACGAGGCCACGGACGAAGCGGCCGATCAGCCGTCTGGGCCGCAGCCCCCTGTTGCGGACCAGCAGACCCCGTTCATGCAGGTGGTGGCCGCCAAGGCGCAGTCGACGGTCGACCAGGCCGCCGGCGAGCCTGTGGGTGATCTTGCCGCCACGACAGCGGCGACCTCGCTCAAGGCGCCCTCCGTCGAGCCGACCACCATCGGCCCGCTGGTCACCGACCGGTCCGCGGGCACCGCGCTGACCGATGTCCTGACGACGTCGGCCAATACCCAGGCCTCAGACGTTGCTGCGGACCTGCATGAAGCGCTCGACCAGG
The sequence above is a segment of the Cellulomonas chengniuliangii genome. Coding sequences within it:
- a CDS encoding M15 family metallopeptidase encodes the protein MRRITLYIPTLTMKMTTPIARVLQALRPHSMAQLLGLATLLSVLHRSSVVQTLRAEYLRIIAWSTAQVRALLASPAADAVRTSQAVAVIRENLDLVAHHTGRLVEMVRMHHITRTLRARPLAQGVLVAGLVLGGGGAAVAAPELAVKPVSAIEHQQRLAGVAEVAAEATAAADAVREAAKAANIPTDDLDAATAQLDDVLTSHGLVSEPSELEIELRAAAAQPADEATDEAADQPSGPQPPVADQQTPFMQVVAAKAQSTVDQAAGEPVGDLAATTAATSLKAPSVEPTTIGPLVTDRSAGTALTDVLTTSANTQASDVAADLHEALDQVTDLTEKVSAAAGVGSASTAVLAQPPAVPEPTEEQIAAAAKAVAERAAAEQAAAEQAAAEQAAAQAAAEAAAKAEAEAAARQAKDDASRAAADHATHRAVTEGNPGGGNGQFSEASLCELSFAPGARLRCDAAAAVESMNIEFRHAFGVDLSITDSYRSYDAQVRTKAQLGRLAATPGTSNHGWAKALDLGGGIQSFSSPQYQWMKANAGRFGWVHPGWAEPGGSKPEPWHWEFGR
- a CDS encoding protein-L-isoaspartate O-methyltransferase family protein; this translates as MTGSAIPDAVAEAMSTVERRAFLPPAQRAHAGEDRPLPLAHGQTNSQPSTVAAMLRLLDVPRGAHVLDIGSGSGWTTALLAHLVGPQGRVLGLEIVPDLAEWGAQNLAAWPLPWARIDQAEPGVLGRPVDQGWARILVSASGQELPDALVAQLADAGRMVLPVRSTMWLVERHGDRVDRSQQGSYAFVPLR